The Branchiostoma floridae strain S238N-H82 chromosome 6, Bfl_VNyyK, whole genome shotgun sequence genomic interval AGTGGTCCTGCCCACTCTTTCTAATAGGGATTctaacagaaaattcaggtccaggtccggttcagttccagaggatcaggtccggacctgaacctgattcagtatgtgagaacttacaaatgtacactgtaccggtacccacccctactttcTAATGTGCCAGGTATACATACCCAACGGGCATGCACCAATGTCTGTAACAGGGACAAGGCTATATGtttgtaacagttactgcaCCAGCCTAAGAGGCTGTGAAACAGGTTAACTCTGTGGACCCTTTAGTGTCTAAGCAAATCAGCAGGAATCGACTACTATTTGGTAATGCCAGTTTGATACCgtattttcttgattaaagtaTTGCATCCAATTGCCATACACACCGGGATTCACNNNNNNNNNNNNNNNNNNNNNNNNNNNNNNNNNNNNNNNNNNNNNNNNNNNNNNNNNNNNNNNNNNNNNNNNNNNNNNNNNNNNNNNNNNNNNNNNNNNNTTTgaacataaaatgaaaaaaaaaattcctacaGCAAGTTGCAAAATCACTCAAGATAGAAATGTTGTACACAAAAACTAATATGTGTTTAGTTTTCCATTCTTCCTAAAAGAGTAGCAACCTTGCTCTATTTGACGTCCTTTTCCTATTTATGAAAAAACGCAAATTACGTTCAAACCCCAACTTTTGCAACAACTTGCAGCATCATTTGAAAGGTTTAAAATGTGCATATTTTAATCAAAGACATTATATATAGAGGCTTTAATTGAGAAAATATGGTTGTTAGTACAAGtctgttgaaaaaaattcaggctgctGAAGAAGATGTCAGTGCATGtgaagcaggcttttagctaggattttataagaGGGCGTCCAAACTTATTTGTGAGTCGCGCTAAGTGACTATTGTatgggggtctgggggcatccaccttgcatggtgcagagtttttgatgattttaagttaaaacagtgcattcttaggtatcccaaaaggcaaaaatactgttccagaggtcacagtagaagactgtgaccacatatgacctggtagcatccctggtcaatcagaatttcatgcttgtcagaggattttctccccagcatagggcgtccaggggcatcaaatttcttgttattctaagaaaagggcgtccagatgacgcgttgacgcatgcctggctaaaagcctgatgtgaagagttacatgtataacaatatGTTTTGTTATCAGAAGTAAACATACTAGATGGTGGTGAAATGTTTGTAataaacaattgtacatgtttaCAAAGTGAAATTATCACCTGAAACTTACTCACACCTAGAGCCAGTGTGCATTAGGGCTCTATAAATCTAGCCAACAATTCCTTCAACAGAATTTTCCTGCATATGACAGAAAGATCGACCGattagatttcacaatgaaaTAACTTGTTTGCCAATATTTTTATTTCAGGgtagggtggggtggggggcacaCATCAGGTTCAGGGTTCTTAATCTTAGAGGTTTTCATTcacacaatcaaatcaacatgacctaatatACCATTACTACACTTCTCATTACTACATACACTGTATACTTACTACATTTGTAATACCAACAGAATGAAGCACGCACACAGGTAACCATTTCACACAGCCAACGGTTTATTCAGTGATCACAAACAAGATGGTTCAGACATCCAGTTTTATGTCCTTTTAAAATACACATGTAACTACTTGGCAATCTTTGTAAATGACTTCCATATGGGCAATAAACTACCATCAGTAGGACCTTAAAAGCTGTCATATGTTAACAGTACTGTTGAAATGATTAAtatatttctgtacatgtatcaaacttGAACATTTCTTCGTTAACCTACAATAAGTGTTTCTTCATCGGGGAACGTGTATTCTGGAACTTCGAGATTGTATGGGGCGGGGCCTTTCCTTAGCCTCCCCGACGCGTCGTAGTGTGAGCCGTGGCACGGGCAGTAGTAGCCTCCGTAGTCGCCCGCGTTGGCGATGGGCACGCAGCCGAGATGCGTGCAGACGCCGATCAGAACCAACCACTCCGGTTTCTGCACGCGAATCTCGTCGGGCTCCGGATCTCTCAGGGTGTTGTGATCCACCGCACGCACCTCGTTGACTTCTTCTTCCGTGCGGTGGCGGACGAAGAGCGGTTTCCCGCGCCACTTGATGGTCACGCTCTTCCCCTCAGGGATTTCGGCCAGCTTGACCTCGATCTTGGCCAACGCTAACACGTCAGCGGACGCGCTCATGGTGGTAACGAGATCTTGTACGACGTTCTTGGCAGCGTAGGCGCAGGTGACCGCACAGCCACCAACCAACATGTAGGAGAAAGCCTTGCGGGAGACGTCGCTGCTCACGGCGGGTTTGTTGGGGTCCTGAGCATCACGGCGACGATAGTCATTGAAGTCTGGCACGGTGATATCGCTGTGGGCAAACCGCACCTGGCCTGGCCCTgagggaaaggaaaaaaaatcaaagattaGAAAAAAGGAATAAGGACATTTTATGGTCTGGTTACATGTCATGTGGTATCTAGTTCTTAGGCTGCTGCTTTGCAGGGTTCAAATGATACAGCAACTcagtattgttttgtttgtagtacTATTACATGGTACCCGGTATGACCACTTCATAGCCCTAAACACCAGATTTGTACTGAAcagcacaagctgcatatctgtaCAGATTTATTCCATCCACTCACAACAGGATGGAACTGTGCTCTTTTCAATTCAATAACTGTGGTTCTTTATATGTGCtctaggtgtggctctcctcaaacacaggacctccaatTAACGTCCTATTCCAGGCCGAGGGGCACCCTTAACCAAAGCTAGGTGCTCATTTCCACCTCAGATAAGCAATGCTTAAAACCTTTCTCATGGGCATAACTTCGACGGGGCATGTccggggattcaaacccaggtcTAGGTCAAACACCCTACCATTACGCCACACTGACGCCACTTACTGTATCAGACCACATTGGACACAGACTTGGGGACACACCAAATATTCTACATAAACTGAAAGCGTTATTCAAGTATAGGTTGTATAACGATAAGCAGTGTCAAAtatggtgggagggggggggggcagggaaTAACAACTGCGCAACCCTTGGTAGCTTTCCGTGTAGCTGTATATATGTCCTGAGACTCTTGAATTGTAATCAATAGCCTTTTTCTCGTTCAATACAGGTTTATTCCAGTTCTAGATCTACACATAAGGCCGTAATTTTACCACGGATGTTCTTACCGTGAACACCAGAGGTCACTCGTAACGCAGACCGGGGTAGCGTCTTGGCCAGGGTAGAACTCGTCTGGGGCTCGACCGGTGGCGGTACCAGGACCGAGTCCGCCTTCAAGGCGACCGCTGGGATGAGAGGCCGTAGCTGAGACGCCACACACTGCGATGTGGCGGTCAGGTACGGCGCCAGACCGGCGCTACGGACCACACTGCTCCACATAGTCTACGTTACCGGCGAGGTCGTCAAAATGGTGGTTACATGAGAACTACGTCACGATTTAGTGCGCAGGAGCAGTAACGTATTAAACTGTCGTAAAACACGGGAGTGCTGTCGTAAACTGTTTAGCCGTAAAATGGGTTCACAGTGAAAATGATTGAAATAACAGaaaattttgtacttttaacAAGATTTTCCTATCAAGGCGAAATTGCAAATTTTCACTCAATTCCCATGATCATCCTTTTACGGAAAAGCTACTAACAGGATGAcagagatataacgttactctgATCTGCTTTAGCCTATCAACTTCAAGTTTCTCTTCCATTACCAATTGTCTACGAATGATCTGCATTTCGCTCTCTGATCACTAGGAGGCACTGTGAGACCGTGAGGAATTCGTCTGAAACCGTGACGTGACAGGCTTTAGTGAGACAATTTGTTGTTTCAACCCGTGACCTCAAGCTTGTTGTTGAAGAGGCACCGTTGGTAAATAACATGCATCCATTCTACTCTAGATCTGATGTGCTCCTCTGATTGTTTTTCCCGAATTCTCAGCTAGACTCTGATTGATACCAAGGTTGCGAACCATGCTTGATAGCCTTGGCTAGTGTGCCAGGTTTTTCTTGCTTACGGTCAACAGGGCTTGTTGTTACGGTCAACAGGGCTCAAGTGGTTCCTGCATTCACTCATTGTCTTCATAAGGAaataaacctgtccttggtgctgaacaccttggGTAAACAAACCCGTCCCTGACGCCCAACACCAtgcgcccttggtgctgaacacccatacaagtaaacacatctgtccctgcaCAGTGCATGCGTATGGGGCATTTTCCTCTTCTATTTTCCTCTTCCTTGTAAACCGTGTCACTGGTTCAACTTCACTCAAAAAATTTTAATTCTTGACTACCTCACTGACACTGGTGTCATAACTTCTCCGTCCAAGTAGAATATAAAGAAAAGTTTCCCATTTCAGTATTTGCTGAGTCTTTGTTGACCAGTTGTTGACTTTGTTGATCAGTTTTTGTCGACTCTTAACAGGCAAAAATCTTGGAGTCTGTGGAGGATACCACTTATaacatttacttgttgtggTCTAAAGTCAGTAAAAGTCGAGAACATAATAtgaaatgtaagtacattatactttattttctaataaagtACCGTGAGTCTTAGGGTACAAAGTTGAATCATTTCTAATCAAAATTGATACATAGAGTCACGTGGACA includes:
- the LOC118417953 gene encoding cytochrome b-c1 complex subunit Rieske, mitochondrial-like: MWSSVVRSAGLAPYLTATSQCVASQLRPLIPAVALKADSVLVPPPVEPQTSSTLAKTLPRSALRVTSGVHGPGQVRFAHSDITVPDFNDYRRRDAQDPNKPAVSSDVSRKAFSYMLVGGCAVTCAYAAKNVVQDLVTTMSASADVLALAKIEVKLAEIPEGKSVTIKWRGKPLFVRHRTEEEVNEVRAVDHNTLRDPEPDEIRVQKPEWLVLIGVCTHLGCVPIANAGDYGGYYCPCHGSHYDASGRLRKGPAPYNLEVPEYTFPDEETLIVG